The DNA region ggcggatcatactactatgtgacttttatagatgattcaacaagaaaagtatgtgtttactttatgaagcacaagtttgaagtatttgctattttcaagaagtggaaagctttggttgaaaatgaaacaaatcagaaagttaagtgtttgagatccgacaatggATGTGAATATATctattcagatttcaaagagtattgtgctatgaatgggatcagtatggtgaagactattTCCCGatcgcctcaagagaatggagtagctgaacaaatgaatcgaacattgaacgagcgtgataggagcatgagattgcatgtagggttgcctaaaaccttctgggaagaagctattaatactgctgcctatttgataaataggggaccctctgttcctcttgaattcagaattctgaagaagcctggagcaataaaaaggtaaatctttcttattaaaaaatgtttggttgtttatcatatgttcatattaatgaatgtgataggagtaagcttgatccaaagtctaataaatgttttttcattggttatggtgatatcaagtttggttatcgtttctgggataatcaaaatcggaagatcattcgtagcagaaatattatcttcaatgaataggttctctacaaagattgtgttgggaagacatcagatggtgattccaagttggaagagactagtACCGTCGATTttagagaattttcagctgaatatataccgactgtcgaagaagaacaatgtgttgttgaagatgaaattgttgagaatgtggccccagaggtaaatcagcaaacaccggttatacagttgagaagatcgtcaaggaatcgaaaaccagttgagaggtggtctccatctctgaactatatcttgttgacagatagaggtgaacctaaATGCTATGAGGAaacaatacaatctgatgaatcagttaagtgggagtctgcgatgaaagatgagatggactctttgatctgccaaaaggaaaaaaaacacttcacaacaaatggatcttcaggattaaagaagaacatgataaaaccatgaggtacaaggcaaggtaggttgtgaaaggatttcaacagaaagaaggtattgactacaatgagatcttctctctagtagttaaattgatgacaattagaactattttgagtttggttgtgaaataagactttcatcttcaacaaatggatgtcaaaactgcttttcttcatggtgatttagatgaagagatttatacgagacaaccagaaggatttgaaatcaaacgaaaagatgagcttgtatataagcttcagaagagtctgtatggtttaaaacaggctccaaggcaatggtacaagaagttcgataactttataaaaagtaacaattttctaaggtgtgaagctaatcattgctgctatatcaagaggtttgataaatcgtacattattctgctcctctacgttgatgatatgttgattgctggagaaagcttgtatgagattaacaatctcaagaaagagttgtctaaaaagtttgcaatgaaggatttgggtgctgcaaaacaaatccttgggatgagaattttcagggatgaagaagttctcaagctttcacaagaagaatatgtgaagaaagtttttagcaggttcaacttgtatgatgcaaaacaaGTTACTaaccccttagctagtcacttcagactatctaaagatcagtcgccttcaacaaaGGATGAGAAAATTTACATGGCAACTGTtctgtatgcctctgccattggttgtattatgtatgcgatggtttgtacaagactagacatagcacatgcagtgggagttgttagcagattcatgagcaatccgggtagacaacattgggaagcagtaaagtggatactacgatacttaagaggaagtacgggtctcgctttgtgttttcaaaagtttaatatgggtttggaaggatatgttgatgctgacaatggtggtgatgttgatagtaggaagagcacaacagggtatatttatactctgggagatactgcaatcagttgggtttcaaaattgtagaagattgttgctctttctagttgtgaggcagagtatgttgctgtgataAAGGCTACTAAGGatatgatgtggttacaaccctttttgcaagaattgggtcaagactatgagggaagtgtgttgcgatgcgacagtcagagtgtcattcatttggcaaagaattctgtttatcatggcaggacgaagcatatacatgttcgttatcatttcatccggtcagctttaaaagatggagtattagctcttgagaagattcccgggagtgagaatccagctgatatgttgacgaaagttgtgacaaatgagaaactaaagttgtgtgcaacttcagttggtctttttcgttaagacaccgaatgaaaaaccactaccgatcgagagatgatgaagttagtctccaagtgggagattgttgagttatggggcctacacttataataaactctacattgttaattagagtttattgggttttttttggttttagggcttgggcctgaccaaagttatttaggtttgttaactgaatgtttaccctataaatatgtgattattaagggtttacatggttaagacataattttagagagataaagtgtgagacaaaaaactctgtattccttctttttcttcatagtgaaatctggtggtgacTGAAGTgaatgtagctcaatttgagtgaaccactataaatctgtgtgttcttgtgttcttcattcttgtgtttttttatagattgttttcaaacaggtcggatttgagagatacaaatcctaataGATATTACCTTTAGTGTGCAACAACTTAGTCAATTTATGCATTCTCGTAATACACATCAGTGTCAAGTTGCTTTGAGAGTAGTTATATATTTGAAAGGATGTACTTCTTTAGGATTATTTTATGTTACTAATAGTTTACAAATTTAGAATCTTTTATAGATGCTGATTGGGCCAATTGTTCCGGTTATAAAGCTTGGAAATTCAGTCattactttaaataaaaaacaaacatcGGTGTCTCGATCTAGTGTTGATGCTGAATATAGAAACTTAGgatattaagttaattaattaaaatagagaATATGATTGAAGGTTGTGTATCACTATTCTTCTAGACATTCATAACTATCGGTGttaaccttttttatttatatttattttcaatagagGTGATAGATTTCTGAACGACATGATCCAGGactttatcaactaaaataaaagCAAACGGATCTAGAGAATCAAATTGGAAAATATTGACAATCCAAAACGAAGTATTTAATTGTGAGGGGAGAGTTGAAGAAAGacttagttttataattttattgtaggttgAACTATTACATTGCCTAGGTATTTATACTAATACATGCATGAGTtatacaagaaaaataaaatcagggattgattgtttgatttatcaagTTTCTCATAATCTCTGATTAGCTCAAATAATCTTCAATCACGCATAAAAAAACTGACATTTATTCTTACTCGATATTTtactctcttatttttttttattattcatatacaAAAGAATAATGTGACATTGGTATTGGAAGCTCTAAGGAATTGAACAAAATGTTGTTCTTATTTAAGTAGAGTTCAATTGGACAAAAAAGACTGTCATGTGGTGAGATGGATCCATTCTAACTTTTTCAAGAGTAATAACATAGTAACATATATATTGACATCTAATGtcataatgatattttttgggCCACTGACGGTTTTTAAACTCAAGAAAGTATGATGCTAGTTGGTGTGGTCTTTGAAATTGACGGCGGTAAGAAACCTTGTTAGTTATGACAAGATCATTGACATGGTTATGAACCAATTATTCTTCGTCTGAGATTTAAAGTTGGTGATCTTCCTAGAGGCGAGTTAGGTGATGAGTTTAGAAATTTAGCATGAAAAATAGAAGCATTCGCATGAATTCATGCCCTATGGAATAAATACTCTATTGCTTATTCCAAAAATTAAGTGGGGTTATTCAATAACCAGTAGGTTAAAATGGTCAATTCTcaacttttaaattttacaatttgttagaaaaaataaatgcaaACTAATCTAAGTGAAGTTGTTGTGGTACTCACAAGTCACAAAATATTCCGAAGACAACCATATAGATTATCATAATTCAACTCactaataattttgtttaatctataaaaatatagaaaatgacattaaattagacttataagaaaactactataatataatattaatattatcataatttatcgTATTCTAACATAGTTTAAGagccaaaattttatttttgaactaCAAAATCTAGTCTTACgttgcctccatcaatggttaccaTAGCCATTGATGGAGGAATTTAATAAatctctattaattattattatattttttaataatatattttttttaaaataattttgttgatgttcttattttctttggCAATCATATTCTCtgagttttgttttttaattgttGCTTTATCCTAGTAGTCATTGCACATATtattcctcctcctcttctctATTCTTCCTTGCGTCGTCCGTTACCTCATCTTTTTCGCCGTTCGATTCATTATTTCGTATGTCttcttcaaaccctaaccccAACGTCATCCGCTTCCGCCAGTTCATTTGGTATTGGAGCAAGTGGTGCCCCTACCTTCGGATTCAGAACAACTGGTGCATCGACTTTAGCCGCTTCCACACCTTCCTTTGGAACAACTGGTGCATCAGATTTAGCCGCTTCCATACCTTCCTTTGGATTTAGCGCACGCGCAACTGAAGCCTCTACTCCTTTCAGATCTGGATTAACCAACACAACGACTTCCACAACCTCCACTCCTTCATTAGGATTTGGATCAACCATCGCTAGTTCTTCGCCAACTCCTCTTTTTGGGATAACAACTAATGCATCGTCGTATCCTTTTGGTGCATCTACTTTCGGATCATTTGCGACCACAGTAGCACTTGGATCTTCATCTTCTACTACTTTGACTAGGATCCCTTCTTTGGCTTCGGCTGCTACACCATCACTGTTTAGGGTTTCTTCGGGTTCAGCTTCAACTGCACCCACTTTTCCTGGCTTGTTTGGATCTTCTTCATATAGCATAAGTGCCTCCTTAACTTCATTTTTAGAAGCCTCTACCCCTTCACTTTCCTTTCATTCTGCATCCTCAGTTTCAAAAACACCTACTGCTTAATCGACTTCTTAATACATCATCAACTTGTGGTTATCTTCACGAAGGGGCTTCCGAGAGTTCTTTTTAAAGAGTTTCGATCCAATCCCAGCATACATCGTCCACCTGCTTCGATTGCGgggtataataaatataataaatctaatatattggagatataatataaagataatatatcttctataagatattatcacaatacaaatatattaaattgattatatttattacaatcttttatttcatgtttctctctcaaatttagTAGGAACTTTATCAAGAATCTCAACTTtagtataacatttttaattctGGTTGATCCTCAAGTTTTCATTTGAGGCAGATGGACAAAAGTGTACTGTTCAAATATTCTACCTAGGACCAACAAAAGTGTCAGAAGAAGGTGGTGGTTCTGTTAACTACAAGGCTTTGTTGATTCTTGCCCAGATTTATGTGTAAGGTAGCATTATCAATACAgtgaaaaaaaacattattgatttttagacattaaagatatattttaatttttaaattattatctatttGTCGGTTCTAGTTCTAGTTTAAGTAAGTATTAGTTTACATAATTTTGGACAACAATGCCAAACAACATATTATAAAAGGAAACATTGTTCCTCACACTAACATGGTTACTTCTTTCCATACTGAGCATTGGAAGaaatttagagtttttttttttaatgttactTCATTCCATGTTGAATTTGTTAaccaataaaatataagaactttaaaataatatggttcataaaattaaaagcaaataatgatattatccacacaacaaataataataataagaaaaccaTTATGAAACATTTAAATAGTCATAATTCTCCATATAATTGTCTTCTTTGAGATAGATATATTGTTGTGTCAAAAATACCATCTCCATTAATCTTTCACctacaaacaaataatatagATCACTTaaactttatcttttttttaaataattaaaagaaaaattataggCACTCACATTTATTGAATAATTGTATTAGAGTTTTAATAAACACTTGgaggaggaggtgacttgtaaacgtaagatggtggaggaggggaagagtacgaatatgcaggtggaggaggtgacttgtaaacgtatgaaggtggaggaggtgacttgtaaacgtaagatggtggaggaggggaggagtacacatatgcaggtggaggaggagacttATAAACAtaagatggtggaggaggggaagagtacacatatgcaggtggaggaggtgacttgtaaatatatgcaggtggaggaggtgacttgtaaacgtaagacggtggaggaggtgacttgtaaacgtatgcaggtggaggaggtgacttgtaaatgtatgcaggtggaggaggtgacttataAACGTAAGATGGCGGAGGAGGAGATGAGTAcacatatgcaggtggaggaggtgacttgtaaatgtatgatggtggaggaggggaagaatacacatatgcaggtggaggaggagacttgtaaacgtatgcaggtggaggaggggaagagtacacatatgcaggtggaggaggtgacttataAACATaagatggtggaggaggtgacttgtaaacgtatgatggtggaggaggggaagaatacacatatgcaggtggaggaggtgacttgtaaacatatgcaggtggaggaggagatttGTAAACgtaagatggtggaggaggagaagagtagatgtatgcaggtggaggaggtgacttataAACGTatgaaggtggaggaggtgacttgtaaataTAAGATTGTGGAGGAGGGGAAGAGTAGAcgtatgcaggtggaggaggtgacttgtaaacgtaagatggtggaggaggggaagagtacacatatgctggtggaggaggtgacttgtaaacgtaaggtggtggaggaggggaTGAGTAAACATAAGGAGGGGGTGGAGGAGACTTGTAAATGtaaggtggtggtggaggagaagagTAAACATAgggaggtggtggtggagatttgtaaacatagggtggtggtggtggagatgtGTAAACataaggaggtggaggaggagatttATAAATGTAAGGTGGCGGTGGTGGAGACGAGTAGACATAAGGAGGAGgtggaggtgacttgtaaacatAAGGTGATGGTGGAGGAGATGAATAGATATAAGACGATGGCGGTGGTGgagatttataaatatatggagGCAACCACGATGATGAAGGAGACTTATAATGGTGATGAGGAGACTTGTGTTTGTAGTGATTGTCGCCATAATCTGCCGCTGCCAAAGCAGCAGCCATTAGACAAAGGGCCAGGGCGCAAAGAGTACTATATGATCCATGAGTGGCCATTGCTTAACGGAGGGGATGATGTCTTGCAATGGCAGGGCACATCCTATATATAGTCATATTACCCATAGAATTTAAcactttataaaatatatatttttctattaaatatatatgtatatataagattttaatttaataattgactTTAGATTACTTTAATAGAGGTGGAAGTTTTATTATAAGACGTGCTTACATTGTCCTAATAAAAGAGAGATCTCTTATAATGAAAACCGGCTTAATTGTACTTCGTGGGACACAAGTCATCCTCATGGTCCTCTAATTATAGGTGTTCATTAAAAAACAACAATAATTTTTGGACAAAGGTGCAAAGAGTTGTCACTAAAACTTTTTATcttgtgataattttttttagtgcATCTTTAGTACATAGTCCATAATGTTTTATACactgaaaaatatataacaaataatattaatgatgacAATACACGCTTCACGCGTCGAAGCATACACGATATGCTCATGACGTGACTCACATATTTTGGTTAAGGATGAGATTTCTCTATTTTCTATGCAAAATCCATTAGCAATGGTGGAAGATAGTTTAAAGACTTGTTTTATTCGTCAAGACATTCATAACTATTGgtgttcatattttttattttcaataaagaTGATGAGACTTATGGAAGAGATGATTCGCGACTTTATCTACTGAAATAAAAAGCAAATGAACTAGCAAAgtcaaataagaaaatattgacAATCCAAAATGAAGTAGTTATCTCAGGGGAGAGTTGAAGACAAAATtagttttatgattttattgttgGCTGGACTAATACATTGCCTAGGTATATATACTAatacaagaaaaacaaaatcagTGATTAATTGCTTGATTTATGCAATTTGTTCATAATCTCCTATTAGCTCAAATAATCTTCAAACATGCATAAAATTGAGATTCATTTTCTTATGTGATAGTTGACAGTCACCAACTTATTAAATCAAagcatgtttttaatattatatttttacattatataataaatttgaatttacatGTCAATTTAATCTTTCTGATTTGATAATCTACTAATAAGAATTCTATTTTCTTtcacataatattattttattctaagtAGAGTGAGTTTAGCATTATGAGGCATTGTACAGtcattcatattatattttttcccgAAGAAGGGATGCATGATGTCAATAATATATTTGGCTGACCAATGGACGATTTAATTGCTATTTTGGCTGACCTTATGTAaacatactctgcctcgcaACTAGAaaaaacaacaatcttctataGTTTTGAAACTCAACTGATTGTAGTACCTTCTAGAGTTTAGATGTACTATGTTGTGCTCTTcttactatcaacatcaccaccattttcagcatcaacatatccttccaaactcatattagactttcaaaaacacaaagcaagacccatacttcctcttaagtatcatAGTATCCACTATTACTTTCCATTGTTGTCTAACCGGGTTACTCAttaatctgctaacaactctcaCTGTATGTGctatagaaaattttcaaattaaataa from Impatiens glandulifera chromosome 5, dImpGla2.1, whole genome shotgun sequence includes:
- the LOC124937475 gene encoding extensin-2-like produces the protein MATHGSYSTLCALALCLMAAALAAADYGDNHYKHKSPHHHYKSPSSSWLPPYIYKSPPPPSSYIYSSPPPSPYVYKSPPPPPYVYSSPPPPPYIYKSPPPPPYVYTSPPPPPYVYKSPPPPPYVYSSPPPPPYIYKSPPPPPYVYSSPPPPPYVYKSPPPPAYVYSSPPPPSYVYKSPPPPAYVYSSPPPQSYIYKSPPPPSYVYKSPPPPAYIYSSPPPPSYVYKSPPPPAYVYKSPPPPAYVYSSPPPPSYVYKSPPPPSYVYKSPPPPAYVYSSPPPPAYVYKSPPPPAYVYSSPPPPSYIYKSPPPPAYVYSSPPPPSYVYKSPPPPAYIYKSPPPPAYVYKSPPPPSYVYKSPPPPAYIYKSPPPPAYVYSSPPPPSYVYKSPPPPAYVYSSPPPPSYVYKSPPPPSYVYKSPPPPA